A genomic segment from Acidobacteriota bacterium encodes:
- a CDS encoding DMT family transporter, with the protein MARGDGAFTAFFLIVPVSWAGSFIAGKYVVQSLDPVESTFLRFLLSALAMFPGLLLFHRRRHPDFRERGFLKHLGLGVLTAGLGYHLLFFWGLKLATPTNASLLIALNPFFTALGEVAFFHHRRPGRFYAGFALAFAGAAGVIVSRGGVPRLDNLGAGELICLAAAVTWSVYTLLARSTKAPHWDALWINAYSYLVTALLLVPFCTGLLGPAALGAVPAEAWWGTLYMAVFPTAIGYTLFYVGVQRKGGAWAAAFSYLVPSLTALLDHLFFHAAVTAPMAVGTALVVGGLLLGNLPSRPPLKPGLSTTNHTNSH; encoded by the coding sequence GTGGCCAGAGGTGACGGTGCGTTCACCGCCTTTTTCCTGATCGTCCCCGTCTCGTGGGCCGGGTCCTTCATCGCCGGGAAGTACGTCGTGCAATCCCTCGACCCGGTGGAGAGCACCTTCCTCCGCTTCCTCCTCTCGGCCCTGGCCATGTTCCCCGGCCTGCTCCTGTTCCACCGCCGGCGTCACCCCGACTTCCGCGAACGCGGGTTTCTGAAGCACCTGGGCCTCGGGGTCCTGACGGCGGGGCTCGGCTACCACCTCCTGTTCTTCTGGGGGCTCAAGCTGGCGACCCCCACCAACGCCTCCCTCCTCATCGCCCTGAACCCCTTCTTCACCGCGCTGGGCGAAGTGGCCTTCTTTCACCACCGGCGGCCCGGCCGGTTTTACGCCGGCTTCGCCCTCGCCTTCGCCGGGGCCGCCGGGGTGATCGTCTCCCGGGGGGGCGTCCCGCGCCTCGACAACCTCGGGGCCGGGGAACTGATCTGCCTGGCCGCCGCCGTCACCTGGAGCGTCTACACCCTCCTGGCCCGCTCCACCAAGGCCCCCCACTGGGACGCCCTCTGGATCAACGCCTACAGCTACCTCGTCACGGCCCTGCTGCTGGTCCCCTTCTGCACCGGCCTCCTCGGCCCCGCCGCGCTGGGGGCGGTCCCCGCCGAGGCCTGGTGGGGCACCCTCTACATGGCCGTCTTCCCCACCGCCATCGGGTACACCCTCTTCTACGTGGGCGTCCAGCGGAAGGGGGGCGCCTGGGCGGCGGCCTTCTCCTACCTGGTGCCGTCCCTCACCGCCCTGCTGGACCACCTCTTCTTCCACGCGGCGGTCACGGCGCCCATGGCGGTGGGCACGGCCCTGGTGGTGGGCGGCCTCCTCCTCGGCAACCTCCCCTCCCGCCCCCCACTAAAACCAGGATTATCAACCACTAATCATACTAATTCGCACTAA
- the udk gene encoding uridine kinase: MTPKAKAPELSEPAPAAGTGRPWLVGIVGGSGSGKTSIAKEILRRIRRKGIDALYMDMDAYYAPLETVKSRFGKRPVNWDHPDAFDLGLMSAHMAALRRNESIRKPIYDFTISDRTGWAEPVTPGPVVILEGLLLFALPELREHLDLKVFVDTDADIRILRRLQRDVEERGRSVESVIQQYLESVRPMHLEFVEPSKRYADLIVPTGVENRTALDLLTQHIAAKLIF; encoded by the coding sequence ATGACCCCGAAAGCGAAGGCCCCCGAATTGTCCGAACCCGCCCCAGCCGCCGGGACCGGCCGTCCCTGGCTCGTGGGGATCGTGGGCGGCTCCGGCAGCGGGAAGACGTCCATTGCCAAGGAGATCCTGCGGCGGATCCGCCGGAAGGGCATCGACGCCCTCTACATGGACATGGACGCCTACTACGCCCCCCTGGAGACCGTCAAGTCCCGCTTCGGGAAGCGCCCCGTCAACTGGGACCACCCCGACGCCTTCGACCTGGGGCTCATGTCCGCCCACATGGCGGCGCTGCGCCGGAACGAGTCGATTCGCAAGCCGATCTACGACTTCACCATCTCCGACCGGACCGGTTGGGCCGAGCCCGTCACCCCCGGTCCCGTGGTCATCCTCGAGGGCTTGCTCCTCTTCGCCCTGCCCGAGCTGCGGGAACACCTCGACCTGAAGGTCTTCGTGGACACCGACGCCGACATCCGGATCCTCCGCCGCCTGCAGCGCGACGTCGAGGAACGCGGGCGCTCCGTCGAGAGCGTGATCCAGCAGTACCTGGAGTCGGTCCGCCCCATGCACCTGGAGTTCGTGGAGCCGAGCAAGCGCTACGCCGACCTCATCGTCCCCACGGGCGTGGAGAACCGGACCGCCCTCGACCTCCTCACCCAGCACATCGCCGCGAAGCTCATCTTCTGA